The Patescibacteria group bacterium genome segment TTAATAATGTTTCTGACGGCGGGAATTGAGAAATGGCGTAAATCCCACATAGCGATGGTTTCTTGAAGCAATATCTCATTAAATTCCGGATCGACATTATGACAGTGTTTAAGGCAGACTGGTTGTTTGGTTAAGATGTGCTCGCCCAAATAGGTGGTGCCGAAGCCGCCCTCAGCGATTTCCCTAAGCAATCGATAATCGCCAATAATTTTTCCGGTCAGATTATTCCGCCCCGCATCGTAGGAACGACGCTTAGCGGTATCAGACAGGATTTCATGCGCTTCATTTAGTTGTCTGGCCATTCGTCCGGCGGTGTCTTTCATATCTGGATGATGTTTTTTCATTAGTGCCAGATAAGCGGCGTGAATTACCTCTGGCGAAGCCATTGGGTTCACCTGAAGCAAACTGTAATAATCGGGGATTGGTCCGCTGGGATCTCGCGGCTTTTTAAACATGGCGCGTCTCCTTATCTTGTTGTATCTCACAAAACTTATTGTAGAATGATTAATTTTTCCGTTTTTTCTCGCCTTTTTTAACAATATTGTGTCTAAATTGTCAATGTTCATTTGATAGAATAGCATATCATATTATACAAGTATTGTCGAATTTTATGATTTTTCGAATTTTTATATAGGGAAATGGGTCAATTGATAAACGGGTGTATTTTGGTAATTTATCTCTGTGCTAACTTAGGGGATATTTATTGGTATTGATTTGTTCTGAAATATACTTTTAAAAACTGTCTATAATTATAAATAGGCAGTTTTTTTATTTTTGACAAAAAGTTGTTTAAAATTGTATAATTTAAGCATTATTTTATTTAAAAGTAGTTATGAATTCAAAAGCACTTGTTAGTTCTAAGTTATTTTTGGGCGTAGTGGCAATAGTAGTTATTGCCGGCGCCTATTTTTTTGTGAGCGCTAAATTTAATAATAAGCCAACTTCAACTCTGGGTCAGGTTAGTATTATCTCCTTAAAACAAGGTGGCGTTTATCCGGTTAATACCGCCATTCCAGTTAAGGCAACCTTTCCTAAAATTGGGGATTATAGCAGTTTTCGTTTGTTAGTTGACGGCAAGAAGGTGGAGGAGAAAAAGATTGGCGATGTGGGTGTAAAAGCCAGTACCATAGAATTTTTTTGGCAACCAGACAGTAAGGGCAATCATTCGGTAGAGATTCAGGCGTTAGATAAAAATAATCATAAAATCAGTTCACCAAAAATAAAAATAAAAACGGAATTGGAAACTTCCGCTTCAATCTTTTATTCAACTGATCAGGGAGACACGATTGAATCTATTGCTACCAAACTTAGAATAAACCCCGAAGAAATTATTAGGCTTAATCCAGTCATGGAAAAGAACGGAACTCTTAAGGCTGGGCAAAACTTACAGATGCCAATTAATTTACCTAAGTTTTCCCAAGATAATAAAGAATCAGTTAGTGGTTTGACTGAAACGCAAGCGGGAATAAAAGTTGTGGCTGATAAGATTATTTTCCCCAGAAAAGTTTCGGTGGCTTATTTTTACTATACTTTAGATAAGCAGAACTGGCTGCGTGCTCCGGCTGATAAAAATGTTTTTATTCAAGTTCCTAATGGCGAGATTGATGTTAAGTCACTAGTGGCAATTGCTAATGTGCCGCAAGGCAATAAAATTAGACAAGTTGAGGGCTGGGGTTGGAATAAGGGCGAGTTAGTTAATTTGGGCAAGTTTGATTTTGATGCCGAGCCGATACTGGCCCAGCTATTTGCCTGCAGTCCAGCTGGCGGTTGTAGCGGTGATTTTGGCTGGCAGAGAAAGGAAGTAGATGTCGCCAAAGGTGGTAATAACGAAAAAGTAAAATTCAGTTGGAACGCTTCCAAAGAGACTGATGGGGGACTAGTGCAAATTTCGCAGTTTCCGTTTAGCAGTTCCTCAGTAGCTAATTACAAAAGCCGGGCTGTGCCGAATTATAATTTTTATATTGATTTTCAAAATCCTTTGGCTCAAAGTTATCAGCTGACTTCTATGCAAGTGGAGAGCTCTTTGAAACTAATTGCCCAGAAAAGATACAAGTCAGTCAATACTTTAAAGGATATTTATAATAACTCAGCCCAAGCCAATCCTAATTTATCTTTGGATCATTTGTCTGACCTGCAGTTAGCCACTAGTTCGAACAATAATTTTGTTCAGGCTAATTTAAGTAATATTCCACTGAGTTCCAACACTTATTACACTCGTCTGTTTCCAATAAAGTATGGAGAGATTGCTGGTCCAGCTTCAGAAAGCGTCAAGATAAATCGGATAGAATCACAAGGGACAATTAATCCAGAATTTCATTCTCCAGAGGCGATTTATGATGTGAAAATAAAGAATTTCAAACCTTTGCGTGGTCCGATGCCTGGTATTTGCAATCACGCTATGATTTTGGATACTGATTGGCCGATTTATGATGCTTTTCATCATTTAATACAAACCATTCCGGCCGGTAGTCGGCTTTGTCCCGAGTCATATCAGGGTATAGGCGAACAATCTTGGTATGAATCGTTGTGGAATTTTGTCTCAAGTGGTATCAGTTGGGCGGCCGAATTATATAATTCAATTAAAAGCGCTATTGTTAATGCGGTCGGCGGATTTTTATGTGCCGGTGATGCCGACTGTATGGCTTTTGTGGCGACTGGAATTGATATTGGATTAGTGGCCTTAGGTATTCCGCCGGAGTTGCCGAATTTTGATCAATTAATGAATCAAGGTTTTGATTACTTAGCTTCAGAGATTGCTAGACAAGCCGGTTGTCCTGATGTAGCTTGCAAAGAATTAATTAAAGCGGGACTGCACGAGGCGATTGATTCTTTTAAAAATACTAACCCGTCTTGCGGTGATGAAGAGGCGATGCATAATTTAGGTATTGAACCACTGTGTTTGCCAGCTGGCGTGACTGCTCATCTTGATCCATTAGGGACTTATCGCAATGCTGAAGTGACTATTGAGGTGACCAGAAATAACAAACCGATTACCGATCCGATTGCTTATGGTATGTATAAAAATAAGTACGCTATGCAACTCCATGCTTTGGCTTATAATGATAAAGTTATTGGGCATAAGATTATTAATATTGAACCTTATGGCAAAAGCTTGACCATTACCGAGCCGTTAGAAGGTTTATTGTTTAACTCAGCTTTTGTTTCTATTCCGCCATTGGAAAATCCTGGTGATAAGTATGAGTTACCGATTCAGTTTGTGGCTCAGGAATATTGGGTACCGGGGCATAAGGATTTGATGGGTGGTTGGACGACAGTTGTTTATAAAGATGGTTGGCCACAATACCAATATGACGATTGGTGGTTGCTTTATTATGGAGCAGATTTAACATTAAACGCTTCTATTGTCGCTTGTGATCCATATACTAATTCTGCTTGTGTTTCTAGCCAGCAAACCCAATATCATCAAATACCAAATACCTTAAATCCTTAATTATGAAAATAGCCTTAATTTCAAAAATTATCATTCCTATTGTAGTGGTCGCGACAGTCAGTGGCGTATTTGTTTATGATTTTATTAATTCTAATGATACGCCGGATGCTTGGATTGACGCTCCACTTAACAATAGCACTCTGCCCATGAGTGAACAGACGATTATTTATCATGTCGGTAATCCTAAAGCACTTAAAGAAGTGCAATTAAAAGTTGATGATCAACTGCTAGTTTCTCATAAAGGCTTTAAGACTAGCTTGGATAGTTTTTCTGATATTTGGTTACCCGAGACAGAGGGTGAACATGTCTTAGCTGTTTATGGTAAAAGGGGAAGTAATTGGATTGAATATGCTAGCGCGACCGTAAATATTTTGCTTTTAAAAGATCAAACGATACCTAATGTTCCATCAACTACTCAATCAGAAAAGACTGCGGAAAAATTAATAACCGATAATCAACTTACAGAAGCACCAGCTAATAATGTTGCACCAGGCAATTCTTCTCAACCAGCAGGATCAACATCTCAACCGGGATCAAGCCAAGAGACTCCGCCTGTTGTGGATCAGCCACTAGTCGATACATCAACAATTCGACTGACTCCGCCAGTCTTTAGTAATGTCAGTGCCGACCCCTCAACTTTTTATTATCGCGGAGACGGTTGTGGTAGTAAGCAAATAAAACTTAGCGCTAATATTTTTAGTTCCAGTGTTATTACCGGCGCCAAAGTTTATTTTAGATTAAAGAATAAAGAAACTGGTGCGACAACTGCTTGGAGTTCACTAGCATTATTACATGATGGAAATTGGTTTAAAACACTTAATTCCGAAACGGATATTCCTGGCTTTACTAGTTATCCTAGAGCTTGGTTGGAGTTTTATTTTACAGCGCAGAATGCTGATAAATTGAGTGCTACTAGCCAGCAATACACAACTCTAGCGACATTGTCTATTTGTAATGAGTCTGCAACGACAATTCCTATTAAAACAATTACTCCAATTACTGTTCCGACTTTGAATTTATTAAGGTAGTTTTAAAAAGTTTACTAAGTTATTAAAATAATTTTTATGTTTTTATTAAACGCTTATGTTTAAAAAAATAATTTTTTTATTTTTAATTTTATCTTTTTTTAATTTATTTACTCCAATTGTCAAAGCAGCAACTGAGGCGTCTTATTTTAAAGCTCGGGTAATCAAGATTTTACAAGAGAACAAAAAAGTCAGTGATAATCGGGAGTTTACCCAGCAGAATCTTTTATTGGAAGCCTTAACTGGTGAATTAAAGGGCCAACAAATTGAATATCGGGGAATCTCAGATATTGAGGTGGTGGATGTGGTAGCTTACAAAGCGGGGGAATTAGTCTGGGTCAGCGAAAGTACAGGAGCTAATGATGAAAAAATATTTACCATTACCGATTCAGTCAGAAGCGGAAAATTGTTATGGCTGACCTTGTTTTTCTGTTTGTTAGTGGTAATAATCGGCGGTTTCAAGGGATTCAAATCGCTGTTAAGTTTGCTTTTGAGTTTTATTGTGATTATTAAATTATTGATTCCTAATATTTTGGCTGGCGGCAATCCGGTGTTTTGGGGTGTCGTGGGGGCCTTCCTAATAATGCTTGCCATTATTTATTTGACTGACGGCTTTAACCGCCGATCTCATTTGGCAGTTTTAAGCATCACGATTGTTTTGGTAATTATTTATAGTCTGTCTTTTGTTTTTTCTGATTGGTTAAGGCTGTCCGGCTTGGCCGAGGAAGCTTCTTTTTTAATCGCTTTAGGATTAGGCAATATTGATTTTCGGGGCTTGTTACTGGCCGGTTTTGTAATTGGTGCAGTCGGAGTTCTGGATGATATAGTGGTTGGACAGATTGAATCAGTCCGGCAATTAAAGCTGACCGATAAGACTACGCCCAAATATCAATTATTTACTTCCGCTTATCAAGTCGGCAAAGCTCATTTGGGCGCTATCATTAATACTTTATTTTTGACTTATGCCGGATCTTCTCTTTTACTGCTGATACTTTTTAGCGTGGGGCAGGAGCCTTTCCTAAGTTTTTCCCGAGTTATTGATAACGAGATGATCGCTACTGAAATCGCTCGAACCTTAGTGGGCAGTATCGGTGTGGTATTATCCTTGCCAATTGCCACTGGCCTAGCCGTATTTCTACTGAAAGAAAAATAATCTTTAATTAAGAAACCCCTGTCGAAAACTTTCGACAGGGGTTTGTTTTATAAGTTTCAATTACATTCAAGTCTTCCGAGAGAGTAAGGGGCAGTGAAATATGTTAAATATCTTCTTAAAATAAAAAAACGGTTAAGGGCATCCTTGTCCTTAACCGTTTTGGTACTAATTAATGAGCTATATTACTTTTGACGGTACTTATTTTTGGGATGTGGGCACTTCGCCCTCTCCCGGTTTGCGAGGCGAAAGAGCATCCATAATACTTTCCAACCGCGTGCCTTCGACGAGTTTCTTGACGGCTTCAATGCCACCAAGACCAGTCAGAAGACCGAGCGAACCTCCGGCTTCGGGCAGGTGTTCGGCCAAAGCGGTCGCTAGTTGTTTGTCGCCGAGGGCCTGAAGGGCTTCGACGAGTTTGGGCTGGATAGCTTCGAGTCGAGTCTTATCGGCGTCG includes the following:
- a CDS encoding LysM peptidoglycan-binding domain-containing protein produces the protein MNSKALVSSKLFLGVVAIVVIAGAYFFVSAKFNNKPTSTLGQVSIISLKQGGVYPVNTAIPVKATFPKIGDYSSFRLLVDGKKVEEKKIGDVGVKASTIEFFWQPDSKGNHSVEIQALDKNNHKISSPKIKIKTELETSASIFYSTDQGDTIESIATKLRINPEEIIRLNPVMEKNGTLKAGQNLQMPINLPKFSQDNKESVSGLTETQAGIKVVADKIIFPRKVSVAYFYYTLDKQNWLRAPADKNVFIQVPNGEIDVKSLVAIANVPQGNKIRQVEGWGWNKGELVNLGKFDFDAEPILAQLFACSPAGGCSGDFGWQRKEVDVAKGGNNEKVKFSWNASKETDGGLVQISQFPFSSSSVANYKSRAVPNYNFYIDFQNPLAQSYQLTSMQVESSLKLIAQKRYKSVNTLKDIYNNSAQANPNLSLDHLSDLQLATSSNNNFVQANLSNIPLSSNTYYTRLFPIKYGEIAGPASESVKINRIESQGTINPEFHSPEAIYDVKIKNFKPLRGPMPGICNHAMILDTDWPIYDAFHHLIQTIPAGSRLCPESYQGIGEQSWYESLWNFVSSGISWAAELYNSIKSAIVNAVGGFLCAGDADCMAFVATGIDIGLVALGIPPELPNFDQLMNQGFDYLASEIARQAGCPDVACKELIKAGLHEAIDSFKNTNPSCGDEEAMHNLGIEPLCLPAGVTAHLDPLGTYRNAEVTIEVTRNNKPITDPIAYGMYKNKYAMQLHALAYNDKVIGHKIINIEPYGKSLTITEPLEGLLFNSAFVSIPPLENPGDKYELPIQFVAQEYWVPGHKDLMGGWTTVVYKDGWPQYQYDDWWLLYYGADLTLNASIVACDPYTNSACVSSQQTQYHQIPNTLNP
- a CDS encoding YibE/F family protein; this encodes MFKKIIFLFLILSFFNLFTPIVKAATEASYFKARVIKILQENKKVSDNREFTQQNLLLEALTGELKGQQIEYRGISDIEVVDVVAYKAGELVWVSESTGANDEKIFTITDSVRSGKLLWLTLFFCLLVVIIGGFKGFKSLLSLLLSFIVIIKLLIPNILAGGNPVFWGVVGAFLIMLAIIYLTDGFNRRSHLAVLSITIVLVIIYSLSFVFSDWLRLSGLAEEASFLIALGLGNIDFRGLLLAGFVIGAVGVLDDIVVGQIESVRQLKLTDKTTPKYQLFTSAYQVGKAHLGAIINTLFLTYAGSSLLLLILFSVGQEPFLSFSRVIDNEMIATEIARTLVGSIGVVLSLPIATGLAVFLLKEK